CGTTTTATTATGATTAGAGCCTGTGAGTTTATTTGATAGCTATGTCCCGCAGCCACCTCTTCGGTGTCCGGTGTGTGATTCCCTCCTTGCAAACTGGCAAGGGAAAGATGGTCCTTGCCTGTTACTTACCTGGCAGCAGGGAGTGAGGTTTCCCATAGCGCACGAACTACCGGAAGAGAGTGTTGATGATTCAAAGTCATTTCTGGAAACTGCCTCCGAGGTTTGAATTTTATACTGATGGGTGCCGGTGTGATCGCCTGATCGAAGCCTATGGATTCTGTGAACGGGGGGTATGGTGTCGTACCGAGATCGTGACACATTTGAATTATCGACCTGGCTACACAACCAGTGAGCGGGAAGCGCATCGGTTTCGGAAAGAACTTCTACGTTGGGAGCGGGAGTCGCCGGACGAGTTATAGGAGGACGTACGAGCGTTTGATCACCTGGGGGGACTGAAACACCGAGGTCAGGGCACGTTGTTCGAACTGTGATTGACTGATTTTCGGGGATGGCTTATTGTGCACCCCCGGCGAGTCACTCATTTTCACAGGGAGGTCGAGATGTCAGTGAGTTTTCAGAAGTCTGGCTGGTTTATCCGAGGCATCATTGTTTTTTGTTTGACGTTGATGGTCTTTGTGGCAGGAGTGTTGATCCAGGGAGCCGATTTCGGAGGATCGGCCAGCGGTCGACTGGCCAACGGTCGTTCGGTGCAGGCACGCTCGGATGCCTGGTCTTTACAAACCCGGTTTTCAGGAGATACGGCGATGATTGATACCGCCGGTTACAAAATCGTGGTGGCGCCCCAGGAATTGAAAGTGGATGGCAAACCAGTCGCTAAGATTGACGCTGAGGTCAAAGCCGTCGATGTAAACGTGCAGGGTGGCACGGTGACGTTTCTGGCGAATGGGAAATCGGTCGGGACGTATCGGCGATAGGTTTTTTGATTCGCAAGTGCCAGTCAGGCACTCTGGTAAGAGCGCACCTCGCGATGTTTCCACAAAGTACATTGTTTGTGCTGTGCGCCAGCTTTCCCTTGAATTCCTTTTCTGTTGAGTTACGGACAGAAAGTCTGATTCCTGCTTGAGGTCCACAAATGTGTCCTGTCATAATGGGAGCCGGACCTGAATAGACATCTTGATTTCCCAGCAAAGGAACGGGCTATGAGTAACGAAGATAATATCGTGATGAATCAAGGCGATGACCCGGAGATGGAAGCCGCCAGCAAACAGGCACGAAAAACGTTTCGCTATTTCTGGCGGGAGATGTCGTGGGAATACCGTCGCATCATTCCCGGGCTGGATCTGGCTGCGGTCAAAGTCCCCTTTACTGATTTGGACGTCGCGCCCGGCGATCCTGATACCGAGCATATGTGGGTCAGCGAAATTCAATGTGACGGCAAAGAACTTATGGGAACCCTGCTCAATTCGCCGGCGTGGCTGACGAATATCAGTGCCGGTGATCCGGTTTGTGAACCCGTGTCCGAAATCAGCGACTGGATGTTTTCAATCCAAGGCAAAGTTTATGGTGCGTATACCGTGAACCTGCTCCGTTCGCGAATGTCTCCTCGAGAGAGGAAAGAGCACGATCAGGCCTGGGGGCTGGATTTCGGCGATCCGGAAGAGATTGAAGTGGTTTATGTCGAGCCTAAACAGACAGCGGGCTTCCTGGGTCTGTTTGGCAAGAAGTCGGTCATTGATCCCGAAGAACGACGTCGAGCCAAAATTGAGCATCCGATGAGTATCAACATGGGAGAATCACTCAAAGAGTCGCTGAAAGAGTCGAAAGAGATGTTGCATGCAACCGACGAAGATGGCTGGACGATGCTGCACCGTGATGCACTGGCAGGCAATGCGACGATTGTCAAAATCCTGCTGAAGCATGGCGCTGATAAAAATTTAAAAACCCCGGACGGCGATACGGCCTTGGATCTGGCCCGCATTTTTGGCTGGAAGCATGTGATCAAACTGCTTTCGGAGTGAGATATTGATTCGTCGATGACCGAAAACATTTTCAGGTACCTGAGTACTATAGAGTAATATTGACTTGAATAGATTAGAGGGAACTCTGATGGGGGCTGCATTTTTCATTGTGTTGGAACGAGACATTGATGGGGTTGATACATTCATAGATGGGAAAGCACTTTCCCGCTCGATTGATGCGCTGGATCAGGCTGCAAGAGAGCAAGGCGTACGTCCCTTGTCTGATTTTTTCAGTATTGATGCCGAAGAGGCGGCTGCTTTTCTTGAAGGAGAAGACGCTGACATGGACGACATCGAGTTACCAGAGCTTCAGCAATTCTCGGCTGAGGATGGATTGACCACTGTTTCCGCCTTGCTGACGCATCCGGCAGGACAGTCTGAGGGGGTTCAAGAAGATTTGCTTGAGTGTCAGCGGCTCCTTAGTCTGGCAGCAGAGCAGAAGCTAGACTGGCACTTTGAGATTGACTACTGAGACGAAGTGATGCCTGATCCCAAACAGTTAAAAGTGAATGATCGGGTACGGTTTGTCAGTCTGCCTGAGGAATGGGATAACCCGAAATTTACTGTGCATGCCAGTTGTGTCCGCTTCATGAAGCAGTTGATTCAACGAAAGTATTCTTCACGAATCCATGAGCTTGACGAAAACGGTTTCTCCTGGATCGAAGCCCGGATACGCAAGGGAAACGTGATTGAGTATCATGGGTGGTGTATTTTTGAAGAGACCGGCTGGGTGAAAGTGCAGCCTCGAAAGAAGAAGTGATTTCCATGACCGACATCACTGTTGATCTGAATGGCTATTGCGTCAATCTGCGTGTGGCGGCGATTGTCACGCGTGGGACGGAGGTGCTGTTGTGCCGACCTCGGGGGCATGACTGGTGGTTTCTGCCAGGGGGACGGATTAAAACGAATGAAGACTCTCACGCCGCGCTGCACCGGGAATTAACTGAAGAGATCGGACCGGGGTTTGAGGTGATCCGGCCGACAGTTATCGTGGAGAATTTCTTTGACCTGGACGGCACGCGCTTTCATGAACTTTGTACGATTTATGAAGTCGCCTGGAACGGGGGAGAATTGAATGGGAATCCAGCGGAGTATGAGGAAGTGTTTGCCTGGTTTCCACGGGAGCAGTTGGCGGACATCGTT
This window of the Gimesia fumaroli genome carries:
- a CDS encoding NUDIX hydrolase, producing MTDITVDLNGYCVNLRVAAIVTRGTEVLLCRPRGHDWWFLPGGRIKTNEDSHAALHRELTEEIGPGFEVIRPTVIVENFFDLDGTRFHELCTIYEVAWNGGELNGNPAEYEEVFAWFPREQLADIVLKPDFLKEPINNPQPGLQLIVNRDN
- a CDS encoding DUF2314 domain-containing protein codes for the protein MSNEDNIVMNQGDDPEMEAASKQARKTFRYFWREMSWEYRRIIPGLDLAAVKVPFTDLDVAPGDPDTEHMWVSEIQCDGKELMGTLLNSPAWLTNISAGDPVCEPVSEISDWMFSIQGKVYGAYTVNLLRSRMSPRERKEHDQAWGLDFGDPEEIEVVYVEPKQTAGFLGLFGKKSVIDPEERRRAKIEHPMSINMGESLKESLKESKEMLHATDEDGWTMLHRDALAGNATIVKILLKHGADKNLKTPDGDTALDLARIFGWKHVIKLLSE